A section of the bacterium genome encodes:
- a CDS encoding LptF/LptG family permease, whose translation MKFKTKYIFKGFWINFFFSFFILLFIFMLKSFFQIFDLIVKGSFSFLPLIKFFGFTVLASLEYIIPLTVLVASMSFFSTLYTDRELQIFAFSGISNLFLIKPLIIFSIIFTLFLFYFNLFILPDIRFANINVIHQLKIRNPLSIIIEKEVIKDIPGTTIYIEKVFRNFNLKNISITKRENNSTFFLKAEKGRVVYNPNENKLVFILENGNFLNYTEGSINSVDFKNYEFYLELTEDFKRTEVKRQIPELNFIELKKIKSVEAMTELHERCVYALTPLILLLLGSGIGMNLRQKNRILYIGIGGFISIIFFELLMVGEILVRKFEVPYFTYLPLFIFALLTKKFWK comes from the coding sequence ATGAAATTTAAGACAAAATATATTTTTAAGGGTTTTTGGATTAATTTTTTCTTCTCCTTTTTTATATTACTTTTTATTTTTATGCTTAAAAGTTTTTTTCAGATTTTTGATTTAATTGTTAAAGGTAGTTTCTCATTTTTACCACTTATTAAATTTTTTGGTTTTACAGTTTTGGCATCACTTGAATATATAATACCTCTAACAGTGCTTGTTGCTTCAATGTCTTTTTTTTCAACTCTTTATACTGATAGAGAACTACAAATTTTCGCATTTTCAGGTATTTCAAATTTATTTCTGATTAAACCTCTAATTATTTTTTCTATTATTTTTACACTTTTTCTTTTTTATTTCAATCTTTTTATTTTACCCGATATAAGATTTGCAAATATAAATGTTATACATCAATTGAAAATAAGAAATCCTCTTTCAATAATAATTGAAAAGGAGGTAATAAAAGATATTCCAGGAACAACAATATATATTGAAAAGGTTTTTAGAAATTTCAATTTAAAAAATATTTCAATTACAAAAAGAGAGAATAATTCAACATTCTTTTTAAAGGCAGAGAAAGGTAGGGTTGTTTATAATCCGAATGAGAATAAACTTGTATTCATCCTTGAAAATGGGAATTTTCTAAATTATACTGAAGGTTCTATAAATTCAGTTGATTTTAAAAATTATGAGTTTTATCTTGAGTTAACAGAAGATTTTAAGAGGACAGAAGTTAAACGACAAATTCCTGAACTAAATTTTATAGAACTTAAAAAGATTAAAAGTGTTGAAGCAATGACTGAACTTCATGAAAGGTGTGTATATGCTCTTACGCCTTTAATTTTACTTTTACTCGGTTCTGGTATAGGAATGAATTTAAGACAGAAGAACAGGATTTTGTATATAGGGATTGGAGGATTTATAAGTATAATATTTTTTGAACTTTTAATGGTAGGTGAAATACTTGTAAGAAAATTTGAAGTGCCATATTTTACTTATTTACCACTTTTTATCTTTGCTTTATTAACAAAAAAATTCTGGAAATGA
- a CDS encoding ComF family protein, translating into MKKNCMGCEKDKENFYGFCNDCFSKIIFINETFKDRIHIGKYEGPLKEAITRYKYEGRKYYAVNFASLIEDRVKKENIEFDIIIPVPLHWKKEFIRGFNQSALIGTYLSKKTKKRMYQNVMVKLKNTVSQTELSEKERKENVKDTFGIKNKDIIKDKIVLLIDDVYTTGATTEECRKLLLKNGAKRVIITTIAKS; encoded by the coding sequence TTGAAGAAAAACTGTATGGGTTGTGAAAAAGATAAAGAAAATTTTTATGGTTTTTGCAATGACTGTTTTTCTAAAATTATTTTTATTAATGAAACATTTAAAGACAGAATACATATAGGAAAATATGAAGGACCTTTAAAAGAAGCAATTACCAGATATAAATATGAAGGAAGGAAATATTATGCAGTAAATTTTGCCTCACTCATTGAAGATAGAGTAAAAAAGGAAAATATTGAATTTGACATAATTATACCTGTTCCCCTTCACTGGAAAAAAGAATTTATAAGAGGGTTTAATCAGAGTGCTTTAATAGGAACCTATCTTTCAAAAAAAACTAAAAAAAGGATGTACCAGAATGTTATGGTAAAACTAAAAAACACAGTCTCCCAAACAGAATTAAGTGAAAAGGAAAGAAAAGAAAATGTAAAGGATACTTTCGGAATAAAGAATAAGGATATTATAAAGGATAAAATAGTTCTTCTTATAGATGATGTTTATACTACAGGTGCAACAACAGAAGAGTGCAGAAAACTTTTACTTAAAAATGGAGCAAAAAGAGTTATAATTACCACAATTGCAAAAAGTTAA
- the glmS gene encoding glutamine--fructose-6-phosphate transaminase (isomerizing): MCGIFGFKGKGDVKEIIKTGLKILEYRGYDSCGFFFNSKEFAFYNKKVGKDKIEELVESLPFKIDKEVIIISHTRWATHGLISEKNAHPHFDCKNEIAVVHNGIIENYQFLKKQLEKNGHKFISQTDTEIVPHLIEENLKKDKNIISAVISSVKKMEGSFALLITKKGEDFIIGVKKNSPLVIGFDGENFYFASDPIPISQYTKKMIFLEENEIFYLDSEIKFYNFKRDIEIEKRFEEIELKEIRISKENFDSYMLKEIYEQPESIERTLKYFLNETFEKLTKQFNPERIIITGCGTSWHAGLIGEYFIEDLLEIPVEVEYASELRYRNPVVDGKTLLLTISQSGETADTIGAIKRLKSKCKIFSICNVEKSTVSRESDFVLMTKAGPEIGVASTKAFTSQILVLYLFVLTFLFKNRKIGKEKFFSKCNEILKLKERMVFFLKNNNVENIAEKLIFKTNALYLGRRVNFPVALEGALKLKEVSYIHAEGYPAAEMKHGPIALIDENMPVIFICVKDKLLKKVISNMEEVKTRKGYVISVCDFISDDIKKLSDEIILIPHIKNEYLKVFLTILPLQLLSYYVARKKGLDVDKPRNLAKSVTVE; the protein is encoded by the coding sequence ATGTGTGGTATTTTTGGTTTTAAAGGCAAAGGAGATGTAAAGGAAATAATAAAAACCGGGTTAAAAATACTTGAATACAGGGGTTATGATTCCTGTGGTTTTTTTTTCAATAGTAAAGAATTTGCTTTTTATAATAAAAAAGTCGGGAAAGATAAAATAGAAGAACTTGTTGAATCACTGCCTTTTAAAATAGATAAAGAAGTTATTATAATTTCGCATACAAGATGGGCAACACATGGTTTAATATCTGAAAAAAATGCTCATCCTCATTTTGACTGTAAAAATGAAATAGCAGTTGTTCATAATGGGATTATAGAAAATTATCAATTTTTGAAAAAACAACTTGAAAAAAATGGGCATAAATTTATTTCCCAGACAGACACAGAAATTGTACCCCATTTAATAGAAGAAAATTTAAAAAAAGATAAAAATATAATTTCTGCTGTTATTTCTTCTGTTAAAAAGATGGAAGGTTCTTTTGCTTTATTGATAACAAAAAAGGGAGAAGATTTTATTATAGGTGTAAAAAAAAATTCTCCACTTGTTATTGGTTTTGATGGAGAAAATTTTTATTTTGCTTCTGACCCAATTCCAATCTCCCAATATACAAAAAAAATGATTTTTCTTGAAGAAAATGAAATTTTCTATCTTGATTCAGAGATTAAATTTTATAACTTTAAAAGGGATATAGAGATTGAAAAAAGGTTTGAGGAGATTGAGTTAAAAGAAATAAGAATATCAAAAGAAAACTTTGATTCTTATATGCTTAAGGAAATATATGAGCAACCTGAATCTATTGAGAGAACATTGAAATATTTTTTGAATGAAACTTTTGAAAAGTTAACAAAACAGTTTAATCCAGAAAGAATTATTATAACAGGTTGTGGAACAAGTTGGCATGCAGGTCTTATTGGAGAATATTTTATTGAAGATTTACTTGAAATTCCTGTTGAAGTTGAATATGCATCAGAATTAAGATACAGAAATCCAGTCGTTGATGGAAAAACTCTTCTTCTTACCATCTCTCAATCAGGAGAAACAGCGGATACTATTGGAGCGATAAAAAGATTAAAGAGTAAATGTAAAATTTTTTCTATATGTAATGTGGAAAAAAGTACTGTTTCAAGAGAAAGTGATTTTGTTTTAATGACAAAAGCAGGTCCTGAAATTGGAGTTGCTTCTACAAAAGCATTTACATCACAGATTCTTGTTTTATATCTTTTTGTTCTTACCTTTCTTTTTAAAAATAGAAAAATAGGAAAAGAAAAATTTTTTAGTAAATGTAATGAGATATTAAAATTGAAGGAAAGAATGGTTTTTTTTCTTAAAAATAACAATGTTGAGAATATCGCAGAGAAATTAATTTTTAAAACAAATGCTTTATATCTTGGAAGGAGAGTTAATTTCCCTGTTGCACTTGAAGGAGCACTGAAGTTGAAAGAAGTAAGTTATATTCATGCAGAAGGTTATCCAGCAGCAGAAATGAAACATGGACCAATAGCACTCATAGATGAAAATATGCCGGTAATATTTATATGTGTAAAGGATAAACTTTTGAAAAAAGTAATTTCAAATATGGAAGAGGTGAAAACAAGGAAGGGTTATGTTATTTCTGTTTGTGATTTTATTTCAGATGATATAAAAAAATTATCAGATGAGATTATACTTATTCCACATATAAAAAATGAGTATTTAAAAGTATTTTTAACAATTCTACCCTTACAGTTGCTTTCTTATTATGTTGCCAGAAAAAAAGGTCTTGATGTTGATAAACCGAGGAATCTTGCTAAATCTGTGACTGTTGAATGA
- a CDS encoding IS1634 family transposase: MHIQRNKVVYKGKVYRSILLRQCYYEKGKIKQKTIANLSKMPEYLIRSIELAIKRHEISYKIEDLEFEKGVDFGDIGVLYEIMREEGLDEIIYSKKKKERELVLMMIIGRILHPGSKLENTRWIKARQEAFKEYFKLDYDRLRVDDLYEAMDWLIERKSKIEARLYEKRGSPILFLYDITSSYFEGEKSEISEFGYNRDKKEGKKQIVMGLVLDKEGYPISIEVFRGNVSDQSTIKGRIEEMKRDYGIEKAVLIGDRGMITETRMDELEKEGFDYITCLTHRKIEELVEEKDSGFYPELFDEKV; encoded by the coding sequence ATGCATATACAAAGGAATAAAGTAGTTTATAAAGGGAAGGTATATAGGAGTATATTATTAAGGCAGTGTTATTATGAAAAAGGGAAGATAAAGCAGAAGACTATAGCCAATTTAAGTAAGATGCCAGAGTATTTAATAAGGAGTATAGAATTAGCGATAAAGAGACATGAGATAAGTTATAAGATAGAGGATTTAGAGTTTGAGAAAGGAGTGGATTTTGGGGATATAGGAGTTTTATATGAGATTATGAGGGAAGAAGGATTGGATGAGATAATTTATTCAAAGAAGAAAAAAGAGAGGGAATTGGTTTTGATGATGATAATAGGTCGTATATTACATCCTGGTTCAAAATTAGAGAATACAAGATGGATAAAGGCAAGACAAGAAGCATTTAAGGAGTATTTTAAGTTAGATTATGATAGATTAAGGGTAGATGATTTATATGAAGCGATGGACTGGTTGATAGAGAGGAAAAGTAAAATAGAGGCAAGATTATATGAGAAGAGAGGAAGTCCCATTTTATTTTTATATGATATTACGAGTAGTTATTTTGAAGGGGAGAAATCAGAGATAAGTGAATTCGGGTATAATCGTGATAAAAAAGAAGGTAAAAAACAGATAGTAATGGGGTTGGTGTTAGATAAAGAGGGTTATCCAATATCAATAGAAGTATTTAGAGGGAATGTATCTGATCAAAGCACAATAAAAGGAAGGATAGAGGAAATGAAAAGGGATTATGGAATAGAAAAAGCTGTATTGATAGGAGATAGAGGGATGATAACAGAAACAAGGATGGATGAATTAGAAAAAGAGGGATTTGATTATATAACATGTTTAACACACAGAAAGATAGAGGAATTAGTAGAGGAGAAAGATAGTGGTTTTTATCCTGAATTATTTGATGAAAAGGT
- a CDS encoding helix-turn-helix domain-containing protein, whose protein sequence is MAEKILKRLLNIKEANQYLGISSKTLYKWVNEKRIPYVKVGGKFLRFDIEKLNKWIEQHTVEELKILKNLEI, encoded by the coding sequence ATGGCAGAAAAAATACTAAAAAGATTGCTAAATATAAAAGAAGCCAATCAGTATTTGGGTATATCATCAAAAACTTTATATAAATGGGTAAATGAAAAAAGGATTCCCTATGTTAAAGTTGGTGGAAAATTTTTAAGATTTGATATTGAAAAACTGAATAAATGGATTGAACAGCATACGGTAGAAGAGTTAAAAATTTTGAAAAATTTAGAAATATAA